GATTGGGTGATTCTACTGGGAAATCTGAGCCTGCGGCAATGATAGTATTACTATCAAGAAGCTTTCGCCACGCATAGGCACCTAATATTCGTTTTCCCCCCAGTCGAGTAACGGCCATATTTTTATCACTCGTGGCATGTGTCGCTTGCATCGAAGCAATAACATTAAGTGAGGAAAATCGAGAGATATCTTCTAAACGTAATACTTGAGCATGTTCTATTCTATGGCGTAATGCTTTAGTTTGGCTCTTTTGTATAGCCTGTTGGTAAAGATCTAATATCAATTTATTAGCATTATCACCAATCGCATGAGTATTAACTTGAAAACCAGCATTCATCGCAAAATCAATATAGTGCTGTAATGATTTTTTATCGTGTAACAACAAACCTTTGTGACCTGAGTGATCGCTGTAATCATTAATTAATGATGCACCTCGACTGCCTAATGCGCCATCTGCTTGAATTTTGACACTGTTAACAGCAAACATTTCATCTTCAGTCCTATAAGGTCCTTGTTCTAGTTGTTGCTGCCAATTTGTACTAGGTAGATACAACATACCATTAATACGAATAGTCATATTTCCTTCACTAGCAAGCGTCTTATATAACGCAATATCTTTTTGCTCAATACCAGCGTCATGTACACTGGTTAATCCTAAACTTGCCAATGAGTGCATTGCTCTTTTCAAAGCGATTTTATCTTCCATAGGCGATGGCGGAGTAATACTAGCAGTTATCAACGTCATTGCATTATCAATAAAAATGCCAGTAGGCAGACCATTTTTATCTTTTATGATATCCCCTCCTACCGGGGCTTTACTTGCTGATGTTATACCCGCCAACGCCATCGCTTTT
The DNA window shown above is from Colwellia psychrerythraea 34H and carries:
- a CDS encoding amidohydrolase, with the translated sequence MKKPQFISAISLLLISSQLMAQTTLIKNVNGYTFTDNSLTQFSAISFTDDIINKVYPIGAVLPASKGVIVIDGQGQTMLPGLIDAHGHVIGYGHSLLRVDLVNATSELDAVNRTISYAKDNPSMSWILGRGWNQVQWSNNSYPNAKSLDEAFPNKPVWLRRVDGHAGWANSKAMALAGITSASKAPVGGDIIKDKNGLPTGIFIDNAMTLITASITPPSPMEDKIALKRAMHSLASLGLTSVHDAGIEQKDIALYKTLASEGNMTIRINGMLYLPSTNWQQQLEQGPYRTEDEMFAVNSVKIQADGALGSRGASLINDYSDHSGHKGLLLHDKKSLQHYIDFAMNAGFQVNTHAIGDNANKLILDLYQQAIQKSQTKALRHRIEHAQVLRLEDISRFSSLNVIASMQATHATSDKNMAVTRLGGKRILGAYAWRKLLDSNTIIAAGSDFPVESPNPFFGLHASITRQDHKDLPIGGWYADQKMTRTEALRSFTIDAAYAGHQEKLIGSLEAGKKADFILLADDLLTMPESTIWQSQVSQTWVAGKKVFSAIDVPSVE